The Magnetococcales bacterium genome window below encodes:
- a CDS encoding S49 family peptidase, with protein sequence MVERARLETILSVIGQRIGIDAVGPTTEPPGRTEHQGPIVTPNGISIIPIHGTLAKRVGAVEAASGLTSYALLEEMILDAATDPAVKAILLDIDSPGGEVGGVFDLAAMIREARQGKPVWALADDAFSAAYLLASAAERIYVPQTAGVGSVGVIAVHVDESQRDAQEGRRYTTVFAGARKNDFSSHEPLSGEAHIRLQGEVNRLYEMFVSTVAANRNMTEEEARATEAGLYFGANALAAGLADRVGTLRDALADLSAAIHPPRTTLTIQKEFRMETPIPAAETVIPDLDAIRVESRQQFQHEAQAILDLCTLADAPQLAGDFIARGLDEAQVRKELMARRATGPEIQSQLLPGDGTRIQPAAQLDTNPVVTACRNLATRRAAQGGA encoded by the coding sequence ATGGTGGAGCGCGCCCGGCTTGAGACCATCCTGTCGGTGATCGGGCAGCGCATCGGCATCGATGCCGTCGGCCCGACCACCGAGCCGCCCGGCCGTACCGAACACCAGGGGCCTATCGTGACCCCGAACGGCATTTCCATCATCCCCATCCACGGCACATTGGCCAAACGGGTGGGTGCCGTGGAGGCCGCCTCCGGCCTGACCAGCTATGCTCTCTTGGAGGAAATGATTCTGGATGCGGCCACCGATCCAGCGGTGAAGGCCATTCTGCTGGATATCGACAGCCCCGGCGGCGAGGTCGGCGGGGTGTTCGACCTGGCCGCCATGATTCGTGAGGCCCGACAGGGCAAGCCGGTTTGGGCATTGGCCGACGATGCTTTCTCGGCAGCCTACCTGCTGGCGTCCGCTGCCGAACGCATCTACGTTCCGCAGACCGCTGGGGTCGGATCGGTGGGCGTCATCGCCGTCCATGTGGATGAATCCCAGCGGGACGCCCAGGAGGGGCGGCGCTATACCACCGTCTTCGCCGGGGCGCGCAAGAACGATTTCTCCAGTCACGAACCGCTGTCCGGCGAAGCCCACATTCGTTTGCAAGGCGAAGTGAACCGGCTTTACGAGATGTTTGTCTCCACCGTGGCTGCCAATCGCAATATGACCGAAGAGGAAGCCCGTGCCACAGAGGCCGGGCTTTATTTCGGAGCCAATGCCTTGGCTGCCGGACTGGCCGACCGGGTGGGAACTCTCCGTGACGCCCTTGCCGACCTTTCCGCAGCGATTCATCCCCCTCGTACCACACTTACCATCCAGAAGGAGTTTCGCATGGAGACACCCATCCCGGCGGCGGAAACCGTCATCCCGGACCTCGATGCCATTCGCGTCGAAAGCCGTCAGCAGTTTCAGCATGAAGCACAGGCTATTCTCGATCTCTGCACCCTGGCCGACGCACCCCAGTTGGCAGGCGATTTCATCGCTCGCGGTTTGGATGAAGCCCAGGTTCGCAAGGAATTGATGGCCCGCCGTGCCACCGGGCCGGAGATCCAATCCCAGCTCCTGCCGGGAGACGGTACCCGCATTCAACCCGCCGCCCAACTCGATACCAACCCCGTGGTCACTGCCTGTCGCAATCTGGCCACCCGACGTGCTGCCCAGGGAGGAGCGTAA
- a CDS encoding collagen-like protein, with product MTTLHVGTSQDTLHVLRQDSVRIVIQEEKIVLRNVERGLPGPQGEPGLDGAPGPQGETGPAGAQGPEGPVGPTGPEGPVGPTGPSGPEGPVGPPGPTGSQGPIGAQGPAGQDADTTAPYVTWSASNSLENARVLAAGAGIGITNGGSGGNVAIVAYGINIQEFTTSGSWVKPPGALWVQVYLVGGGDGGGSGSRAASGLRSGGAGGNGGQVLDLTTGPMISASLFGGTETVTIGAGGAGGAAKTSNGDGNPGGAGGTTMFGPYAVGSTYGTSEGGKTTRNAYTPLPTKVWAWDGVTNGAYIGGYIALTAARGGGGWTYTTNDNQPNYRGAVGPRNPGGGGGGSGFDASNNAATTASAGGRGYAMESGVPPASFIHDGYGGAAGTSASRNGAAGISVFKGSGGGGGCAGDVAGTVPGGNGGAGGFPGGGGGGGGASTEPAVSGAGGSGANGYAMIITYCGGS from the coding sequence ATGACCACTCTCCATGTTGGAACGAGTCAGGACACTCTGCACGTGCTCCGGCAAGACAGCGTTCGCATCGTGATTCAGGAAGAAAAAATCGTCCTGAGGAACGTGGAACGCGGCCTGCCGGGGCCACAGGGTGAGCCCGGCTTGGACGGTGCTCCAGGCCCTCAGGGAGAAACAGGCCCTGCAGGTGCCCAGGGTCCGGAAGGCCCGGTTGGTCCCACGGGTCCGGAAGGACCTGTAGGTCCCACAGGTCCCTCTGGTCCGGAAGGCCCGGTTGGTCCCCCAGGCCCCACAGGTTCCCAAGGTCCGATTGGCGCTCAAGGCCCGGCGGGGCAGGATGCCGACACGACCGCTCCCTATGTGACCTGGTCGGCTTCGAACAGTCTGGAAAATGCCCGCGTCCTGGCCGCTGGTGCTGGAATCGGCATCACGAACGGTGGATCGGGTGGCAACGTCGCCATCGTGGCTTACGGCATCAATATCCAGGAGTTTACGACCTCCGGGAGCTGGGTCAAGCCTCCAGGGGCGCTTTGGGTCCAGGTGTATCTGGTCGGCGGCGGCGATGGAGGCGGCTCCGGCTCAAGAGCCGCCTCCGGTCTGCGTTCCGGTGGTGCCGGTGGCAATGGTGGCCAGGTGTTGGACCTGACGACTGGGCCGATGATTTCGGCATCGCTATTCGGGGGGACCGAGACCGTCACCATCGGTGCCGGAGGTGCGGGTGGGGCGGCAAAAACCAGCAATGGAGACGGCAATCCCGGTGGTGCCGGAGGTACTACGATGTTTGGGCCGTATGCTGTCGGCAGCACCTACGGTACGAGCGAGGGTGGCAAAACCACTCGCAACGCTTATACGCCGCTTCCCACCAAAGTCTGGGCCTGGGATGGTGTCACCAACGGGGCCTACATCGGCGGCTACATCGCCCTCACTGCAGCCAGGGGTGGCGGTGGATGGACCTACACCACCAATGACAACCAACCAAACTACCGGGGTGCGGTCGGACCTCGCAACCCTGGCGGTGGCGGGGGTGGGTCCGGATTCGATGCATCCAACAATGCGGCCACTACGGCGAGTGCGGGAGGACGCGGCTACGCCATGGAGTCGGGAGTGCCTCCGGCCTCCTTCATCCACGATGGGTATGGCGGAGCTGCCGGGACCTCCGCCTCCCGCAATGGTGCTGCCGGGATAAGCGTTTTCAAAGGCTCCGGCGGTGGTGGGGGCTGTGCGGGAGATGTCGCCGGAACGGTACCCGGCGGCAACGGTGGAGCGGGAGGGTTTCCCGGTGGTGGTGGCGGGGGTGGAGGCGCCTCGACAGAGCCCGCCGTTTCTGGGGCCGGAGGATCCGGCGCCAACGGCTACGCCATGATCATTACCTATTGCGGAGGATCCTGA
- a CDS encoding tape measure protein, whose product MTALSSTLEFHITADLGNFSTAMRSMRGQMDSGLRAMTAAAEAQAKRMDQALGGIQAFRTLKMRLLEAQGDFRQAQVRVADLAQAMTGVAQPTRQMVRDFAQAKAAASEMKTRFLAQREELEQLRRSLGQAGVSTQALVAGKARLQQQLATTRSAMEAYIKGQNTLAAAAGNLTSKHTDLQTSIGRSEGIFQRLGAALPLLAMGAMARSTLEGGLALDRIRTVLFSVTGSTAQAAEEFRYVGQVADRLGLGLEVAADSYAKVAAAAKGTSMEGRKSREMFEAVATAATALKLSQDTTRGVFLALNQMLSKGKVQAEELRGQLGERLPGAFQIAARALGVTTAELDKMLLTGSVIADDFLPKFAAELQRTYGFAAVSAAASAQAQFNRLGNAILRAQATITDGGLLQGLGTLSKTMAKALESTTIQDSLAGLGRMLGVAMEKLASFTEAMAGFGKTALETAGYVSTWGKELLVVVGVLRLMRLEMVTTALTAVGASSLRAAIATGTFSQALLFLKDAVLLRLGMVLGTVTTAVKTFTAAAWAFIKTPLGAALAVAGVAYVAWHEHTRIATRDLEEQNRKTQEARERLAQFAAMVEQLREAGGRLGSGNLEKPVLDLQKAVESGSMSFEQGKQKARAYTDGILEALREISSIQSGFGNKTGAYSRIVEVLQAVDERIRQVDESLNKHKSRIREVQQQEEQVWKEVSQSVTAAHEAESATREITFAKRRQALESWRIAALEAVTSTQKSWQSADQVIGLSESHLLKAATTLFLQEQRSKLTAQTLYNTQTLALANQESERKIAIAKRMGEETHRLEAQKLSAQRETLDRLRNDYARHIDALIQEENRHLEASRKVQEDLRSLAETTQERIRRLREKGLTEEQLYASRQTEIARLQSEARLAVQQGEFERGKQLAEKAASLAEESAGEVKRGDRVVLSTQQTLVTAEQQIKESAAITKQALEAQGQAHAQAYTQVHGELAKALKEMDALDQMITRLTTALGQEYRLQIGANTTRLEQDLLAMERLLPQKALLLPVQLDLQQALSEMDRLSARLKEGGSPEGAGQLTARIKTSLDTVRDYARTIEPEAALKLDTTEAAKAVQGLQERLASLEELQLATRHTVDSNVSEVISQVDGLQGRNTTSTHTITMRQVEAHALGGAVGLVRGGRLSGYGGGDRIPALLEAGEFVIRKEAVARYGTGLMQAINAIRLDPGQWLPRFRQGGIVNHVSLPPLPKLPVSVATGAPPIEGVVRLDLTMNGRPSASLTSPRHEVRRLVDALKEVQRGMP is encoded by the coding sequence ATGACCGCCCTTTCTTCCACGCTCGAATTCCACATCACGGCGGATCTCGGAAACTTCAGCACCGCCATGCGCAGCATGCGGGGTCAGATGGATTCCGGTCTGCGGGCCATGACGGCTGCGGCAGAAGCCCAGGCCAAACGCATGGATCAGGCTCTGGGTGGCATCCAGGCCTTTCGGACTCTGAAGATGCGTCTGCTGGAGGCCCAGGGCGATTTTCGGCAGGCGCAAGTCCGGGTGGCGGATCTGGCCCAGGCCATGACTGGGGTGGCCCAACCCACCCGGCAGATGGTACGGGATTTTGCCCAGGCCAAGGCGGCGGCCTCGGAGATGAAGACCCGGTTCCTGGCCCAGAGAGAGGAGCTGGAGCAGTTGCGCCGCAGTCTGGGCCAGGCCGGGGTTTCCACCCAGGCTCTGGTGGCTGGCAAAGCCCGACTGCAACAGCAGTTGGCAACCACCCGTAGCGCCATGGAGGCCTACATCAAGGGGCAGAATACCCTGGCAGCGGCTGCCGGCAACTTGACCAGCAAGCACACTGACCTCCAAACCAGCATTGGACGCTCGGAGGGTATTTTCCAGAGACTGGGCGCAGCATTGCCGCTCCTCGCCATGGGTGCCATGGCCCGTTCCACCCTCGAAGGCGGCTTGGCCCTTGACCGCATTCGCACTGTTCTCTTCTCGGTCACCGGCTCCACCGCCCAGGCGGCGGAAGAGTTCCGTTACGTCGGCCAGGTGGCCGACAGGCTGGGTTTGGGATTGGAGGTGGCTGCCGATTCCTATGCCAAGGTGGCCGCCGCCGCCAAGGGTACCTCCATGGAGGGCCGCAAAAGCCGGGAGATGTTCGAAGCGGTGGCCACGGCCGCCACGGCTCTCAAACTTTCCCAGGACACCACCCGGGGCGTGTTTCTGGCCCTCAACCAGATGCTCTCCAAAGGCAAGGTGCAGGCGGAAGAGCTGCGGGGGCAACTCGGCGAGCGGTTGCCGGGGGCCTTCCAGATTGCAGCCCGTGCTCTGGGGGTGACCACCGCCGAACTGGACAAGATGCTCCTGACGGGCAGCGTCATCGCCGATGATTTTTTGCCCAAATTCGCTGCCGAGTTGCAGCGCACCTACGGTTTTGCAGCCGTTTCCGCAGCGGCTTCCGCCCAGGCCCAGTTCAACCGACTGGGCAATGCCATCCTCCGAGCCCAGGCCACCATTACCGATGGTGGGTTGCTGCAGGGCTTGGGCACGCTGTCCAAGACCATGGCCAAGGCACTGGAAAGCACCACGATCCAGGACTCCCTGGCCGGACTCGGCAGGATGTTGGGTGTCGCCATGGAGAAACTGGCCTCCTTTACAGAAGCCATGGCAGGATTTGGCAAGACCGCCCTGGAAACGGCGGGCTACGTGTCCACCTGGGGCAAGGAACTGCTCGTGGTGGTCGGTGTTCTGCGGCTGATGCGCCTGGAAATGGTCACCACCGCCCTGACGGCGGTGGGTGCTTCCAGTCTGCGTGCCGCTATTGCCACAGGCACCTTCTCTCAGGCCCTGCTCTTTTTGAAAGATGCCGTGCTGTTGCGCCTGGGCATGGTCCTCGGAACGGTTACCACGGCGGTGAAAACTTTCACGGCGGCAGCCTGGGCCTTCATCAAAACCCCGCTGGGTGCGGCCCTGGCCGTTGCAGGGGTGGCCTATGTCGCCTGGCATGAACACACCCGTATCGCCACCCGCGATCTGGAGGAGCAGAACCGCAAAACCCAGGAGGCCAGGGAGCGTCTCGCCCAGTTCGCCGCCATGGTGGAACAATTGCGGGAGGCCGGAGGCAGACTGGGCTCCGGAAACCTGGAAAAGCCCGTTCTCGACCTCCAGAAGGCAGTCGAATCGGGCAGCATGAGCTTCGAGCAGGGCAAACAGAAGGCCCGTGCCTACACCGACGGCATTCTGGAGGCCCTGCGGGAGATCAGCTCCATTCAATCCGGTTTTGGCAACAAGACCGGGGCCTACAGCCGCATCGTGGAGGTGCTTCAGGCGGTGGATGAGCGCATCCGGCAGGTGGATGAGTCCCTCAACAAGCACAAAAGCCGCATCCGGGAGGTGCAACAGCAGGAGGAGCAAGTCTGGAAAGAGGTGAGCCAGTCCGTCACTGCCGCCCACGAGGCCGAAAGCGCCACCCGGGAGATCACCTTCGCGAAGCGCAGGCAGGCCTTGGAGAGCTGGCGCATTGCCGCCCTGGAGGCGGTCACCTCCACCCAGAAGAGCTGGCAATCGGCTGATCAGGTGATCGGACTCTCCGAGAGCCATCTGTTGAAGGCGGCAACCACGCTCTTTTTGCAGGAGCAGCGTTCCAAACTGACGGCCCAGACCCTCTACAACACCCAGACCCTGGCGTTGGCCAATCAGGAGTCGGAGCGCAAAATCGCTATTGCCAAACGCATGGGGGAAGAGACCCATCGTCTGGAGGCGCAAAAGCTCTCTGCCCAGAGGGAGACCCTGGACAGGCTGCGAAACGACTACGCCCGCCACATCGATGCCCTGATCCAGGAGGAAAACCGCCATCTGGAGGCCTCCAGAAAGGTTCAGGAAGATCTGCGCAGCCTTGCGGAAACCACCCAGGAGCGCATCCGGCGCTTGCGGGAAAAAGGCCTGACCGAAGAGCAGCTCTATGCCTCCCGGCAGACGGAGATCGCCCGGTTGCAATCCGAGGCGAGGCTTGCCGTGCAGCAGGGAGAGTTCGAACGCGGCAAACAACTGGCGGAGAAGGCGGCCTCCCTGGCGGAAGAATCCGCAGGTGAAGTGAAACGTGGTGACCGGGTGGTCCTCTCCACCCAGCAGACCCTGGTGACGGCGGAACAGCAGATCAAGGAGAGTGCCGCCATCACCAAACAGGCCCTCGAAGCCCAGGGGCAAGCCCATGCCCAAGCCTACACCCAGGTGCATGGCGAACTGGCCAAGGCTCTCAAGGAAATGGATGCCCTGGATCAGATGATCACCCGACTCACCACCGCACTCGGCCAGGAGTATCGGTTGCAGATCGGAGCCAACACCACCCGGCTGGAGCAGGATCTGCTGGCCATGGAGCGATTACTGCCCCAGAAAGCCCTTCTGCTGCCGGTTCAGCTGGATCTGCAGCAGGCGCTATCCGAAATGGATCGTTTGTCGGCGCGGTTGAAGGAAGGCGGCAGTCCGGAAGGAGCAGGCCAACTGACGGCCCGTATCAAAACCAGTCTCGATACCGTTCGGGATTATGCCAGAACCATCGAGCCGGAAGCCGCTCTCAAACTGGATACCACGGAGGCCGCAAAAGCCGTGCAGGGACTCCAGGAGCGGCTTGCCTCCCTGGAGGAGCTGCAGTTGGCCACCCGCCACACCGTGGACTCCAACGTCTCGGAGGTTATTTCCCAAGTGGACGGTCTCCAGGGACGCAATACCACCTCCACCCACACTATCACCATGCGGCAGGTGGAGGCACACGCTCTGGGTGGAGCGGTGGGCCTGGTGCGTGGTGGCAGGCTGTCTGGTTATGGCGGTGGAGACCGCATCCCGGCGCTGCTGGAGGCTGGGGAGTTTGTCATACGAAAGGAAGCGGTGGCCCGCTACGGAACCGGCCTGATGCAGGCCATCAACGCCATTCGACTGGATCCGGGACAGTGGCTGCCCCGCTTCCGACAGGGAGGCATCGTCAATCACGTCTCCCTGCCGCCACTGCCCAAGTTGCCGGTCTCCGTGGCCACGGGTGCGCCCCCGATCGAAGGTGTGGTCCGGTTGGACCTCACCATGAACGGACGCCCTTCCGCTTCCCTGACCAGCCCTCGTCATGAAGTGCGCCGACTGGTCGATGCTCTGAAGGAGGTGCAACGGGGGATGCCCTAA
- a CDS encoding head decoration protein yields the protein MAVISEGSNLGDLLKYEAPSFYSRDTVTVASGQNLVLGAVVGIKTADGKVHTLDPAATDGTETAAGVLLQAVNATSADVDAVMVTRHALVADVALVWPAGITTNQKSAAIAHLKGIGILIRKGA from the coding sequence ATGGCTGTCATCTCCGAAGGAAGCAACCTGGGCGACCTGCTCAAATACGAGGCCCCCAGCTTTTACAGCCGAGACACCGTCACCGTGGCCAGCGGCCAGAATCTCGTCCTGGGAGCAGTGGTCGGCATCAAGACCGCCGATGGCAAGGTCCACACCCTCGATCCTGCCGCCACCGATGGCACGGAAACCGCCGCCGGGGTACTGCTCCAGGCGGTGAACGCCACCAGTGCGGATGTCGATGCCGTGATGGTCACTCGCCATGCCCTCGTCGCGGATGTCGCATTGGTTTGGCCCGCCGGCATCACCACCAACCAAAAATCCGCTGCCATCGCTCACCTCAAGGGCATTGGCATTCTCATCCGCAAAGGAGCCTGA
- a CDS encoding major capsid protein, with amino-acid sequence MFSTNPFSQDAFGMMALTAAINILPNRYGRVEDLGLMPARPVRVRNIAIEERNGVLSLLPTATVGAAGTVGVRGKRKVRSFMIPHIPHDDIVLPEEVQGIRAFGSETELTAVADVLAMHLQSMRDKHAITLEHLRMGALKGIILDADGSTLYDLYGEFGITPKTISFELSNSSTDVKAKCLELKRHIEDNLLGEFMTGIHCLVSPEFFDTLTGHSKVIKAWELWQQGEMLRSDARKGFTFAGISFEEYRGQATDPDGNVRRFIASGEAHAFPLGTAQTFATYFAPADFNESVNTLGQPLYAKQEPRKFERGTDLHTQSNPLPMCHRPGVLVKVTV; translated from the coding sequence ATGTTTTCCACCAATCCCTTTTCCCAGGACGCCTTCGGAATGATGGCGTTAACCGCCGCCATCAACATCCTGCCCAATCGCTATGGCCGGGTAGAGGATCTGGGCCTGATGCCCGCCCGACCGGTGCGGGTGCGCAATATCGCCATCGAAGAGCGCAATGGGGTGCTGTCTCTGCTGCCCACCGCCACTGTCGGGGCTGCCGGTACGGTGGGCGTGCGGGGCAAGCGCAAAGTGCGTTCGTTCATGATCCCCCACATTCCCCATGACGACATTGTCCTGCCTGAGGAGGTGCAAGGCATCCGTGCTTTCGGTTCGGAAACCGAATTGACCGCAGTGGCCGATGTCCTGGCCATGCATCTGCAATCCATGCGGGACAAACACGCCATCACCCTGGAGCATCTGCGCATGGGCGCACTCAAGGGAATCATCCTCGATGCCGATGGCTCCACTCTTTATGACCTCTACGGGGAGTTCGGCATCACCCCCAAGACGATTTCGTTCGAACTCTCCAATTCCAGCACCGACGTCAAGGCCAAGTGCCTGGAGTTGAAACGCCATATCGAAGACAACCTGCTGGGAGAGTTCATGACCGGCATCCACTGCCTGGTGTCGCCGGAGTTTTTTGACACTCTCACTGGCCACTCCAAAGTTATCAAAGCCTGGGAGTTGTGGCAGCAGGGGGAGATGCTCCGCTCCGATGCCCGCAAAGGCTTCACCTTTGCCGGAATCAGTTTCGAGGAGTACCGGGGCCAAGCTACCGACCCGGACGGCAATGTCCGCCGCTTCATCGCCTCCGGAGAGGCTCACGCCTTTCCGCTCGGTACGGCGCAGACCTTCGCGACCTACTTCGCCCCGGCGGACTTCAACGAGTCGGTCAACACCCTGGGGCAGCCCCTGTATGCCAAACAGGAGCCGCGCAAGTTCGAACGGGGCACCGATCTGCACACCCAGAGCAACCCCCTGCCCATGTGCCACCGGCCTGGGGTGTTGGTCAAGGTTACGGTGTAA